From Ipomoea triloba cultivar NCNSP0323 chromosome 5, ASM357664v1, the proteins below share one genomic window:
- the LOC116020501 gene encoding G-type lectin S-receptor-like serine/threonine-protein kinase LECRK1: protein MANLLFKFLLIPVIFGVTTGVAAQMQPATNIASGSMLYPDRHPTSWSSPSGLFAFGFYQQGDGFRVGIWLQGAMPQRTVVWAADRDAPPVPSDSYLEFATGKLILWTKGGRKEIVDPPETAATPTASMLDSGNFVIYDKTGVVWQSFDFPTDTILVGQHLVLNNRLVSSVSTSDTSSGRFYLGMQGDGNLVAYPLNSLSRPEDSYWANPIQTRGEFGKVNEAFVSIDPSGQLFMNVSNDIHFEVKSIANSSNEDTSNRTVIYRASLDPDGILRLYSHRFGGTDNSTVIEWPARQNQCQVKGFCGVNSYCTAIKGGEGDCSCFPGFQYFNPKVKYQGCYRGFIYEELCRKEDPNLSYNITLIKNLTLGGYPFSYLSMVEGDCQKSCQEDCTCWAAQYVDGTCSKFKLPLIYSTLDQNNKPVMAIIKQLHNDSQLVTISGETGDKDGTRKRIILILSVVLGFLAFLFSLIAIFSFVFYRNRAIQYQKLSEKANLGLNEEFTLRSFSYSELDRATDGFKEELRHSDFGKVYKGTISDGDKTVAVKRLEKSGDEGENEFRAEITAIGQTYHRNLVQLLGFCLEGSRKLLVYEFMSNGTLADIIFNTTMRPFWKQRVKLARDIARGICYLHEECETCIIHCNIRPQNILVDDSWTAKISEFGLAKLLTQPETGNPTVVNWTNGYLAPELQTNALITEKVDVYSYGIMLLEIICCRSYLEVNVTTADEMLLSTWVSKCFVEDNLQQLVGEEEIDMKSLERMVKVGLLCIQDNPALRHSMKGVVLMLDGTMDIPLCLPASTP from the coding sequence ATGGCTAACTTACTTTTCAAGTTTCTGTTAATTCCAGTTATATTCGGTGTAACTACTGGAGTTGCAGCTCAAATGCAGCCTGCCACCAATATAGCCTCTGGTTCCATGCTTTACCCTGACCGGCATCCCACTTCATGGTCATCGCCTTCAGGCCTATTTGCGTTTGGTTTCTACCAGCAAGGGGATGGTTTTCGAGTTGGGATATGGCTGCAAGGCGCGATGCCTCAAAGAACTGTGGTTTGGGCTGCTGATAGGGATGCCCCTCCGGTCCCTTCAGACTCCTATCTGGAGTTTGCAACAGGCAAGCTAATTCTTTGGACCAAGGGGGGCAGGAAAGAGATTGTGGATCCCCCAGAGACTGCAGCAACTCCAACAGCCTCCATGCTTGATTCTGGTAACTTTGTCATCTATGACAAAACTGGTGTTGTCTGGCAAAGTTTTGATTTCCCCACAGACACCATATTAGTTGGTCAGCATCTGGTGTTAAACAATAGACTGGTCTCTAGTGTTTCGACATCTGATACCTCGAGTGGAAGGTTTTATCTCGGTATGCAAGGCGATGGAAACCTCGTTGCATATCCGCTCAATAGCCTATCCAGGCCTGAGGATTCTTACTGGGCAAATCCCATACAAACCAGGGGTGAGTTTGGTAAGGTAAATGAGGCATTTGTAAGCATTGATCCGAGTGGCCAACTGTTTATGAATGTTTCAAATGATATTCATTTTGAGGTAAAGAGTATAGCAAACAGTTCCAATGAAGACACAAGCAACCGGACAGTAATTTACCGGGCTAGTCTTGACCCTGATGGGATTCTCAGGCTGTATTCGCACAGATTTGGTGGGACTGATAATTCAACCGTGATTGAGTGGCCTGCAAGACAAAATCAATGCCAAGTCAAAGGCTTTTGTGGTGTTAATAGCTACTGCACAGCAATCAAAGGTGGTGAAGGTGACTGTTCCTGCTTTCCAGGCTTTCAGTATTTCAATCCAAAAGTGAAATACCAGGGGTGTTACAGAGGATTCATCTATGAAGAACTCTGTAGGAAAGAAGACCCTAATCTGTCCTACAATATTACTCTGATCAAGAACTTGACACTTGGGGGATATCCATTCTCTTACCTTTCAATGGTTGAAGGAGATTGTCAGAAATCTTGCCAGGAAGATTGTACATGTTGGGCAGCACAGTATGTAGATGGCACCTGCAGCAAATTTAAGCTTCCACTCATTTATTCAACACTAGATCAGAACAATAAGCCTGTCATGGCCATAATCAAGCAGCTCCACAATGATTCCCAGTTGGTTACCATTTCAGGGGAAACTGGGGACAAGGATGGAACCCGAAAAAGAATAATCTTGATTCTATCAGTGGTTCTTGGTTTCCTAGCATTCCTGTTTTCACTCATTGCAATCTTCAGTTTCGTTTTCTACAGAAATAGAGCCATTCAGTATCAAAAGCTGTCAGAAAAGGCAAATTTAGGCCTCAATGAAGAGTTCACTCTCCGATCATTTTCTTATAGTGAGCTTGATAGAGCCACTGATGGTTTCAAGGAAGAACTTAGACATAGTGATTTTGGGAAGGTGTACAAAGGAACAATATCTGATGGGGATAAAACAGTGGCTGTGAAAAGACTAGAAAAAAGTGGAGATGAAGGAGAAAATGAATTCAGAGCAGAAATAACAGCAATTGGGCAAACTTACCACCGGAATTTAGTTCAGTTGCTGGGGTTTTGCTTAGAGGGAAGCAGAAAGCTTCTGGTATATGAATTCATGAGCAATGGAACACTAGCAGATATCATCTTCAACACTACAATGAGGCCTTTCTGGAAGCAAAGAGTGAAACTTGCACGGGATATAGCTCGAGGAATTTGTTATCTGCATGAAGAATGTGAGACTTGCATAATTCACTGCAACATAAGGCCCCAAAATATTCTAGTGGATGATTCTTGGACAGCAAAGATCTCCGAATTTGGTTTAGCAAAGCTTTTAACACAACCTGAAACTGGAAACCCAACTGTGGTTAATTGGACAAACGGTTATTTGGCACCAGAATTACAGACCAATGCTTTGATTACAGAAAAGGTAGATGTTTACAGCTACGGCATTATGCTTTTGGAGATTATATGCTGCAGAAGTTACCTTGAGGTCAACGTCACAACTGCAGATGAAATGTTGCTTTCTACTTGGGTTTCCAAATGCTTTGTGGAGGACAATCTGCAACAGCTGGTTGGGGAGGAAGAAATAGATATGAAGTCCTTGGAAAGAATGGTGAAAGTTGGACTGTTATGCATTCAAGATAACCCCGCCCTACGCCATTCAATGAAGGGCGTTGTTTTGATGTTAGATGGGACAATGGACATCCCACTTTGTCTTCCTGCAAGTACTCCTTAG